One Spiribacter halobius DNA segment encodes these proteins:
- the lepA gene encoding translation elongation factor 4 has translation MDQIRNFSIIAHIDHGKSTLADRLIEGSGSMSQREMGEQMLDSMDLERERGITIKAQSVSLEYQARDGRRYQLNFIDTPGHVDFSYEVSRSLYACEGALLLVDASQGVEAQSVANCYTAVEQGLEVIPVLNKIDLPSAEPDRVIQQIEEIIGLDGADVIPISAKTGQGVDELLEALVQRIPAPKGDPSGPLKALIIDSWFDNYLGVVCLVRVFDGELKKGDRIRVMSTGREFQVDELGIFTPKRTPWRSLTAGRVGFVVAGIKDIDGAPVGDTLTDARRPTESPVPGFKVVQPRVFAGVFPISADDYEAFRDALAKLRLNDAALHFEPEVSEALGFGFRCGFLGMLHMEIVQERLEREYGLELITTAPTVVHEVVDKDGEVHYVHNPSQLPAPNDIEEVREPIILASILVPQEYVGNVIKLCEEKRGTQKMMQYVGNQISLEYEMPMAEVVLDFFDRLKSASRGYASFDYEFRRFQAERLVKLDVLVNGDRVDALSVIVHRDQAEFRGRDLTERLKEIIPRQMFEVAIQAAVGSKVIARSTVKALRKNVTAKCYGGDITRKKKLLEKQKAGKRRMKQVGRVEIPQDAFLAVLQVDSNK, from the coding sequence ATGGACCAGATCAGGAATTTCTCCATCATCGCGCATATCGATCACGGCAAGTCGACCCTGGCCGACCGCCTGATCGAGGGCTCGGGCTCCATGAGTCAGCGGGAGATGGGCGAGCAGATGCTCGATTCCATGGACCTGGAGCGCGAGCGGGGCATCACCATCAAGGCGCAGAGCGTCTCCCTGGAATACCAGGCACGGGATGGCCGCCGCTATCAGCTCAACTTCATCGACACCCCCGGGCACGTGGACTTCTCCTACGAGGTGAGCCGCTCGCTGTACGCCTGCGAGGGCGCCCTGCTGCTGGTGGACGCCTCCCAGGGCGTGGAGGCCCAGAGCGTGGCGAACTGCTACACGGCGGTGGAGCAGGGGCTCGAGGTCATCCCGGTGCTGAACAAGATCGACCTCCCCTCGGCGGAGCCGGACCGGGTGATCCAGCAGATCGAGGAGATCATCGGGCTGGACGGGGCGGATGTGATCCCCATCAGCGCCAAGACGGGGCAGGGGGTCGACGAGCTGCTGGAGGCCCTGGTGCAGCGCATTCCGGCGCCGAAGGGCGATCCGTCAGGGCCGCTCAAGGCCCTGATCATCGACTCCTGGTTCGATAACTACCTGGGCGTGGTCTGCCTGGTGCGCGTCTTCGACGGCGAGCTGAAGAAGGGCGACCGCATCCGCGTGATGTCCACCGGCCGCGAGTTCCAGGTGGACGAGCTCGGCATCTTCACCCCCAAGCGGACGCCCTGGAGGTCGCTCACCGCCGGGCGGGTCGGTTTCGTGGTGGCCGGCATCAAGGATATCGACGGCGCACCGGTGGGCGACACGCTGACCGATGCGCGTCGCCCCACCGAGAGCCCGGTGCCCGGCTTCAAGGTCGTGCAGCCGCGCGTGTTCGCGGGGGTGTTCCCGATCAGCGCCGATGATTACGAGGCGTTCCGCGACGCCCTCGCCAAGCTGCGCCTGAACGACGCCGCCCTGCATTTCGAGCCGGAGGTGTCCGAGGCGCTCGGCTTCGGCTTCCGTTGCGGCTTCCTGGGCATGCTCCACATGGAGATCGTGCAGGAGCGGCTGGAGCGCGAGTACGGCCTCGAGCTCATCACCACCGCGCCCACCGTGGTGCACGAGGTGGTGGACAAGGACGGCGAGGTGCACTACGTGCACAATCCCTCGCAGCTGCCGGCTCCGAATGACATCGAGGAGGTGCGCGAGCCGATCATCCTGGCCAGCATTCTCGTGCCCCAGGAATACGTCGGCAATGTCATCAAGCTCTGCGAGGAGAAGCGGGGCACGCAGAAGATGATGCAGTACGTCGGCAATCAGATCTCCCTGGAGTACGAGATGCCGATGGCCGAGGTGGTGCTGGATTTCTTCGATCGGCTGAAGTCCGCGAGCCGCGGCTATGCCTCCTTCGACTACGAGTTCCGGCGTTTCCAGGCGGAGCGGCTGGTCAAGCTCGACGTGCTGGTCAACGGCGATCGGGTGGACGCGCTGTCGGTGATCGTCCATCGCGACCAGGCGGAGTTCCGCGGCCGGGATCTCACCGAGCGGCTCAAGGAGATCATCCCGCGACAGATGTTCGAGGTGGCGATTCAGGCGGCGGTCGGCTCCAAGGTCATCGCCCGCTCCACCGTCAAGGCGCTGCGCAAGAACGTCACCGCCAAGTGCTACGGCGGTGACATCACCCGCAAGAAGAAGCTGCTGGAGAAGCAGAAGGCGGGCAAGCGCCGCATGAAGCAGGTGGGCCGGGTGGAGATCCCGCAGGATGCCTTCCTGGCCGTGCTTCAGGTGGACAGTAACAAGTAG
- the recO gene encoding DNA repair protein RecO, producing the protein MTARRGAELEPAFLLHGRAYRDTSLLLEVLGREHGRIGLVARGVRGRRSRLAGLLQPFQPLAISWLARGELGTLTGAESAGRPVILSGRRLVSGFYANELLLRLLGREDPHPGLFNRYGRLLDELAGGTSEAVALRGFERDLLAALGYGLPLKHDTAGDPVEAGRWYRYDPAQGVLPADAAGGERGLVTGATLLALAADQLDDTSARAARDLMRAALRPHLGARPLKSRELYARYQTTGEDSDGASSGQS; encoded by the coding sequence ATGACTGCGCGGCGGGGGGCGGAGCTGGAGCCGGCGTTTCTGCTGCATGGGCGGGCGTATCGGGATACCAGCCTGCTGCTGGAGGTGCTGGGGCGCGAGCACGGGCGGATCGGGCTGGTGGCGCGGGGCGTGCGCGGGCGGCGGTCGCGACTTGCGGGGCTGCTGCAGCCTTTCCAGCCGCTGGCCATCTCCTGGCTGGCGCGCGGAGAGCTCGGCACCCTCACCGGTGCGGAGAGTGCCGGGCGCCCGGTGATCCTCAGCGGCCGCCGTCTGGTGAGCGGGTTCTACGCCAACGAGCTGCTGCTGCGCCTGCTCGGGCGCGAGGACCCGCACCCGGGGCTGTTCAACCGCTACGGCCGGCTGCTCGACGAGCTCGCCGGCGGTACCAGTGAGGCCGTGGCGCTGCGCGGCTTCGAGCGGGATCTGTTGGCGGCCCTCGGTTACGGCCTGCCCCTCAAGCACGACACGGCCGGCGACCCGGTGGAGGCCGGGCGCTGGTACCGTTACGATCCCGCGCAGGGTGTCCTGCCGGCCGACGCCGCCGGCGGCGAGCGCGGGCTCGTCACCGGCGCCACGCTGCTCGCGCTGGCGGCGGACCAGCTCGACGACACCTCGGCACGGGCCGCGCGCGATCTCATGCGCGCGGCACTGCGCCCGCATCTCGGCGCGCGGCCCCTGAAGAGCCGCGAGCTCTACGCCCGCTACCAGACCACCGGAGAGGACAGCGATGGGGCATCATCAGGGCAGTCATGA
- the lepB gene encoding signal peptidase I, producing the protein MLDFETLLVVLTGVTGVVWGWDRWRRRRRDPEARVSWWVDLARSLFPVILIVLVVRSFVVEPFRIPSGSMIPTLHIGDFILVNKFSYGLRLPVGHQLLVPLGDPERGDVVVFRYPRDPNQDYVKRIVGVPGDRLRYEGKRLYINGEAVPVEALGSWQGDEGVRLFRERIGDEWHRMLVHRGARDRGFTYEVPEGQYFMMGDNRDRSSDSRIWGPVPRDNLVGEAFLIWMSWNGGINWGRLGDVIE; encoded by the coding sequence ATGCTGGATTTCGAGACCCTCCTGGTGGTCCTGACCGGGGTGACCGGCGTCGTCTGGGGCTGGGACCGGTGGCGGCGACGGCGTCGCGACCCGGAGGCGCGGGTGTCGTGGTGGGTCGATCTCGCCCGCTCCCTGTTCCCGGTGATCCTCATCGTGCTGGTGGTGCGCTCGTTCGTGGTCGAGCCTTTCCGGATCCCTTCCGGCTCGATGATCCCGACCCTGCATATCGGCGATTTCATCCTCGTCAACAAGTTCTCCTATGGATTGCGCCTGCCGGTTGGGCACCAGCTCCTGGTGCCGCTGGGCGACCCCGAGCGGGGCGACGTCGTGGTCTTCCGCTATCCGCGGGATCCGAATCAGGACTACGTCAAGCGCATCGTCGGGGTGCCCGGCGACCGCCTGCGCTACGAGGGCAAGCGCCTTTACATCAACGGCGAGGCGGTGCCGGTGGAGGCCCTCGGCAGCTGGCAGGGCGACGAAGGTGTGCGCCTGTTCCGGGAGCGGATCGGGGACGAGTGGCACCGTATGCTGGTGCATCGCGGGGCGCGCGATCGCGGCTTCACCTATGAGGTGCCCGAGGGGCAGTACTTCATGATGGGGGACAACCGCGACCGCAGCAGCGACAGCCGAATCTGGGGGCCGGTGCCCCGCGATAACCTGGTCGGGGAGGCATTCCTGATCTGGATGAGCTGGAATGGCGGTATCAACTGGGGGCGGCTGGGCGATGTCATCGAATGA
- the rpoE gene encoding RNA polymerase sigma factor RpoE, which yields MSTGAADKELVERVKAGDKQAFNELVLKYQHKLVKLISRYVHDHAEALDVSQEAFIKAYRALPNFRGDSSFYTWLYRIGINTAKNHLVSQGRRPPDNDIDAQDAERYDIESRLKDQDSPEALAQRDEIERTVLEAIEALPPDLRTAIRLRELEGLTYEEIAQAMDCPIGTVRSRIFRARDAIDRRLRPLLSNTDR from the coding sequence GTGAGCACGGGCGCGGCCGACAAGGAACTGGTCGAGCGGGTGAAGGCCGGTGACAAGCAGGCCTTCAACGAGCTTGTGCTCAAGTATCAGCACAAGCTGGTGAAGCTCATTTCCCGCTACGTGCATGATCACGCCGAGGCGCTGGACGTCTCCCAGGAGGCCTTCATCAAGGCCTACCGGGCGCTGCCGAACTTTCGGGGTGACAGCAGCTTCTACACATGGCTGTACCGGATCGGCATCAACACGGCAAAGAACCATCTGGTCTCCCAGGGACGGCGGCCCCCGGATAACGATATCGATGCCCAGGATGCGGAACGATACGACATCGAATCGCGTCTCAAGGATCAGGACTCGCCGGAGGCGCTGGCGCAGCGCGACGAGATCGAGCGCACCGTGCTCGAGGCCATCGAGGCGCTACCGCCGGATCTGCGCACGGCGATCAGGCTGAGGGAGCTGGAAGGTTTGACCTACGAGGAGATCGCACAGGCCATGGATTGCCCCATCGGTACGGTGCGCTCGCGAATCTTCCGGGCGCGGGATGCCATCGACCGGCGGCTGCGGCCGCTGCTGTCGAACACTGACAGGTGA
- a CDS encoding DUF4845 domain-containing protein — MSAKRQRGMTLIGVVLVLAIIGLALLVAIRLVPVYIEAYSIASVMADIESESRLSGNDRNQLRETFGRRLQVNDIESVGPRDVEFREVAGGLEMFVEYEVRVDLLGNLDLVASFRRDAVIRN; from the coding sequence ATGAGCGCGAAGCGGCAGCGTGGCATGACGCTCATCGGCGTGGTGCTGGTCCTGGCCATCATCGGCCTCGCCCTGCTGGTGGCAATCCGGCTGGTGCCGGTCTATATCGAGGCATACTCGATCGCCTCGGTGATGGCCGACATCGAATCGGAGAGCCGGCTCTCCGGCAACGACCGAAACCAGTTGCGGGAGACCTTCGGCCGCCGCCTGCAGGTCAACGACATCGAGTCCGTCGGCCCGCGTGACGTGGAGTTCCGCGAGGTCGCCGGCGGGCTGGAGATGTTCGTCGAGTACGAGGTGCGCGTGGACCTGCTCGGCAATCTCGATCTCGTGGCGAGCTTCCGGCGCGACGCCGTGATCCGCAACTGA
- the rnc gene encoding ribonuclease III, which translates to MTLDDLQQALDYQFADPALLAQALTHRSAEGANNERLEFLGDSVLNFVIAAEVFRLRDGAQEGELSRLRATLVNKSSLAKLARELGLGGHIRLGSGELKSGGRRRDSILADALEAIFGAVYLDAGFARCRELILALYAGRLADLPSVGELKDPKTRLQEYLQSLRLPLPEYRVLDVTGRAHDQTFRVVCAIDELNAASEGAAGSRRQAEQQAAEALLETLEQERGRG; encoded by the coding sequence GTGACCCTGGACGACCTGCAGCAGGCGCTGGACTACCAATTTGCCGACCCGGCACTGCTGGCGCAGGCGCTCACCCACCGCAGCGCCGAGGGCGCCAACAACGAGCGCCTCGAGTTCCTCGGCGACAGCGTGTTGAACTTCGTCATCGCCGCCGAGGTGTTCCGCCTGCGGGACGGCGCCCAGGAGGGGGAGCTGAGCCGCCTGCGGGCGACCCTGGTGAACAAGAGCTCACTGGCGAAGCTCGCCCGGGAGCTTGGGCTCGGTGGCCACATCCGACTCGGCAGCGGCGAGCTCAAGAGCGGCGGCCGGCGGCGGGATTCCATCCTGGCCGATGCCCTGGAGGCGATCTTCGGCGCGGTGTATCTGGACGCCGGATTCGCCCGCTGCCGCGAGCTGATCCTCGCCCTCTACGCCGGCCGGCTGGCCGACCTGCCCAGCGTGGGGGAGCTCAAGGATCCCAAGACCCGCCTGCAGGAGTACCTGCAGTCACTGCGCCTGCCGCTGCCGGAGTACCGTGTGCTGGATGTGACCGGACGCGCCCACGACCAGACCTTTCGGGTGGTCTGCGCCATCGACGAGCTGAACGCCGCCAGCGAGGGCGCCGCCGGCAGTCGCCGGCAGGCGGAGCAGCAGGCGGCCGAGGCCCTGCTGGAGACCCTGGAACAGGAGCGCGGCCGTGGCTGA
- the era gene encoding GTPase Era, producing MAETQAGTLKCGFVALVGRPNVGKSTLLNALLGQKVSIVTRKPQTTRHRILGIHNLPGAQIAYVDTPGLHQGRRSAMNRYLNEAAASALADVDVLVFVVDGGRWTEEDDAVLARLRQAESPVVLVINKVDRLRDKTRLLPLIERLSGLHDFAAVVPISAERRDNLLALEEELLQRLPEGPALFPRDQVTDRGERFMAAELVREQLMASLGEELPYASTVEIEAFEQEGRLRRIAAVIWVERPGQRRIVIGEGGKRLKHVGRAARQEMERLFDGRVYLQLWVKVREGWSDDERMLRSLGYDEV from the coding sequence GTGGCTGAGACGCAAGCAGGCACCCTGAAATGCGGCTTCGTGGCACTGGTCGGGCGGCCCAACGTGGGCAAGTCGACGCTGCTCAACGCCCTGCTCGGGCAGAAGGTGAGCATCGTCACCCGCAAGCCCCAGACCACGCGCCACCGCATCCTCGGCATCCACAATCTGCCGGGCGCGCAGATCGCCTATGTGGACACACCGGGTCTGCACCAGGGCCGGCGCAGCGCCATGAACCGCTACCTCAACGAGGCGGCGGCGAGCGCGCTGGCCGATGTCGACGTCCTCGTGTTCGTGGTGGACGGCGGCCGCTGGACCGAGGAGGACGACGCCGTTCTGGCGCGCCTGCGTCAGGCCGAATCGCCGGTGGTGCTGGTGATCAACAAGGTGGACCGGCTGCGGGACAAGACCCGCCTGCTGCCGCTGATCGAGCGCCTGAGCGGTCTGCACGACTTCGCCGCCGTGGTGCCGATCTCCGCCGAGCGCCGGGACAACCTGCTGGCCCTGGAGGAGGAGCTGCTGCAGCGCCTGCCCGAGGGCCCGGCGCTGTTCCCCCGGGATCAGGTCACCGACCGCGGCGAGCGCTTCATGGCCGCCGAGCTGGTGCGCGAGCAGCTGATGGCCTCCCTCGGCGAGGAGCTGCCCTACGCCTCCACCGTGGAGATCGAGGCCTTCGAGCAGGAGGGCCGCCTGCGCCGCATCGCGGCGGTGATCTGGGTCGAGCGCCCCGGCCAGCGGCGCATCGTCATTGGCGAGGGCGGCAAGCGCCTCAAGCACGTCGGCCGCGCCGCGCGCCAGGAAATGGAACGCCTCTTCGACGGCCGCGTCTACCTCCAGCTCTGGGTCAAGGTCCGCGAGGGCTGGTCCGACGACGAACGCATGCTGCGCTCCCTTGGTTACGATGAAGTCTGA
- the pdxJ gene encoding pyridoxine 5'-phosphate synthase has translation MGHHQGSHEPLLGVNVDHVATLRQARGTRYPDPVQAALLAEQAGADAITVHLREDRRHIQDRDVRLLAEVLQTRMNLEMAMAEEMLALAEDLRPADCCLVPERREELTTEGGLDVAGQPERTAEACARLAAAGVRVSLFIDPEPAQLHAAAGAGAPVVELHTGHFAEALEDAAIHAEFVRLREAAVLGQSLGLQVNAGHGLHYHNVAPVAALREITELNIGHAVIARALFTGIEAAVREMKRLMREARH, from the coding sequence ATGGGGCATCATCAGGGCAGTCATGAGCCGCTCCTGGGCGTCAACGTGGATCACGTGGCGACCCTGCGCCAGGCCCGCGGCACGCGTTATCCGGACCCGGTGCAGGCGGCGCTGCTGGCCGAGCAGGCGGGTGCGGATGCGATCACCGTGCATCTGCGCGAGGACCGCCGGCACATCCAGGACCGCGACGTGCGCCTGCTCGCCGAGGTACTGCAGACCCGCATGAATCTGGAGATGGCCATGGCCGAGGAGATGCTGGCCCTGGCCGAGGACCTGCGGCCGGCGGATTGCTGCCTCGTGCCCGAGCGCCGCGAGGAGCTGACCACGGAAGGCGGCCTGGATGTGGCCGGACAGCCCGAGCGCACCGCCGAGGCCTGCGCGCGCCTGGCCGCTGCGGGTGTTCGCGTGTCGCTGTTCATCGACCCCGAGCCGGCCCAGCTGCATGCCGCCGCCGGGGCCGGCGCCCCGGTGGTGGAGCTGCACACTGGCCACTTCGCCGAGGCGTTGGAGGACGCGGCGATTCACGCCGAATTCGTGCGCCTGCGGGAGGCGGCGGTGCTCGGGCAGTCGCTGGGCCTGCAGGTCAATGCCGGTCACGGTCTGCATTACCACAATGTGGCTCCGGTGGCGGCCCTGCGCGAGATCACCGAGCTCAACATTGGCCATGCGGTGATTGCCAGGGCGCTGTTTACCGGCATCGAGGCGGCCGTGCGGGAGATGAAGCGCCTGATGCGCGAGGCCCGCCATTGA
- a CDS encoding MucB/RseB C-terminal domain-containing protein: MIVASRARLAAAACSLLFGLALIAGAAHAGEHSAQAWLERVNSALRDLNYTGTFVYRYDGNIESLRIWHKALPGGSERERLHSLNGDAREILRDDDTVTCILPDAQSVVVDRRQASNPLSELLPADIAALQPHYRFSLRGEGRVAGRAAVRVMIEPRDDARYGYELWVDRDTGLLLRSDLRDDAGEILEQILFVSLEVVDSLPDSALEPHLSGEGFSWVRRSVQQRPPETPDDSWRITDLPPGFELRMSEMHSLPGSEGMVRHHVYSDGLATVSLYVDRHVHEGLLEGLSRMGAMNAYGRTIDGYQALVVGEVPAHTVERMARSLEHRAGTE, from the coding sequence ATGATCGTAGCGAGTAGGGCCCGCCTGGCGGCCGCCGCCTGCAGCCTGCTGTTCGGGCTCGCGCTGATCGCGGGCGCTGCCCACGCCGGCGAGCACTCCGCCCAGGCCTGGCTCGAGCGCGTCAACAGCGCGCTGCGTGACCTGAATTACACCGGCACGTTCGTCTATCGGTACGACGGCAACATCGAAAGCCTGCGCATCTGGCACAAGGCGCTGCCGGGCGGCAGCGAGCGTGAGCGGCTGCACTCCCTCAATGGCGATGCCCGCGAGATCCTCCGCGACGACGACACCGTCACCTGCATCCTCCCGGACGCCCAGTCCGTGGTCGTCGACCGGCGCCAGGCCAGCAACCCGCTCAGCGAGCTGTTGCCTGCCGACATCGCCGCCCTGCAGCCCCACTATCGCTTCAGCCTCCGGGGCGAGGGGCGGGTGGCCGGTCGGGCCGCCGTTCGCGTGATGATCGAGCCGCGGGACGACGCCCGCTACGGCTACGAGCTCTGGGTCGACCGCGACACCGGTCTGCTGCTGCGCTCGGATCTGCGCGACGACGCCGGCGAGATCCTCGAGCAGATACTGTTCGTGAGTCTCGAGGTGGTGGATTCGCTGCCGGACAGCGCGCTTGAGCCCCATCTCTCCGGCGAGGGCTTCAGCTGGGTACGGCGTTCCGTGCAGCAGCGCCCACCGGAGACCCCGGATGACAGCTGGCGCATCACCGATCTGCCGCCGGGCTTCGAGCTGCGCATGAGCGAGATGCATTCGCTGCCGGGTAGCGAGGGCATGGTGCGCCATCATGTCTACTCGGACGGTCTCGCCACGGTTTCTCTCTACGTGGACCGGCATGTCCATGAGGGTCTGCTCGAGGGGCTCTCCCGCATGGGTGCCATGAATGCCTATGGCCGGACCATCGACGGCTACCAGGCGCTGGTGGTGGGTGAGGTGCCGGCGCATACGGTCGAACGCATGGCGCGTTCGCTCGAGCATCGCGCCGGCACCGAGTGA
- the acpS gene encoding holo-ACP synthase: MAALHERYGERLARRLLAPAEREAYRASPAPAALLARRFAAKEAAAKALGTGIGAHAAFTDIELVHDPAGAPQLRLHGAAARHAETLGVRRSHVSLSDERDYALAFVVLED; this comes from the coding sequence ATGGCGGCTCTGCATGAGCGTTACGGCGAGCGCCTCGCCCGGCGGCTGCTGGCGCCGGCGGAGCGCGAGGCCTACCGGGCGAGCCCGGCCCCCGCGGCGCTGCTCGCCCGCCGCTTCGCCGCCAAGGAGGCCGCTGCCAAGGCCCTCGGCACCGGAATCGGCGCCCACGCCGCCTTTACCGACATCGAGCTCGTTCACGACCCAGCAGGTGCCCCGCAGCTGCGCCTCCACGGCGCCGCCGCCCGCCACGCCGAAACCCTCGGCGTCCGCCGCAGCCATGTCAGCCTCAGCGACGAGCGCGACTACGCGCTGGCTTTTGTAGTTCTCGAAGACTGA
- a CDS encoding sigma-E factor negative regulatory protein, translating to MRDDVREKLSAMADGELRSHEMRSLAHRLGEEPEAAAQLERYFLMRETLREALRPHAGPPGDDLAARLRAALEDEPVHMTGRTRRRRLVEGVARPVAGVAIAASVALAMVTLWPRLSESPNPTSAPTLEQLASGSLEAGAPVSGSGSGLSPVAAVGSAEQRQDGTDPEASRQWQQLDPAAQERLNFYLVNHSEHSSTGRLGGMLKYARIAGHDRSE from the coding sequence ATGCGCGACGACGTACGCGAGAAACTTTCTGCGATGGCGGACGGGGAGCTCCGCTCGCACGAGATGCGCAGTCTGGCGCACCGGCTCGGCGAGGAGCCGGAGGCGGCGGCACAGCTGGAGCGTTACTTCCTGATGCGCGAGACCCTGCGCGAGGCCCTGCGGCCCCACGCCGGGCCGCCGGGTGACGACCTCGCGGCGCGCCTGCGAGCCGCGCTGGAGGACGAGCCGGTGCATATGACCGGACGCACCCGCCGGCGGCGCCTGGTGGAGGGCGTGGCCCGCCCGGTGGCTGGTGTCGCCATCGCCGCCTCCGTGGCGCTGGCGATGGTCACTCTTTGGCCCCGCTTGAGCGAATCGCCCAACCCCACGAGCGCGCCCACACTCGAGCAGCTGGCGTCGGGCAGCCTGGAGGCGGGTGCCCCGGTGTCCGGCAGCGGTTCCGGGCTTAGCCCCGTCGCCGCGGTGGGCAGCGCCGAGCAGCGACAGGACGGGACCGACCCGGAGGCCTCGCGGCAGTGGCAGCAACTCGATCCGGCGGCGCAGGAGCGATTGAATTTCTATCTCGTGAACCACAGCGAGCACTCGTCCACGGGCCGCCTCGGCGGTATGCTCAAGTACGCACGTATCGCCGGGCATGATCGTAGCGAGTAG
- a CDS encoding DegQ family serine endoprotease translates to MTAISATARACLLALLCGLVLPLAASAQLPDFTELVKGSSPAVVNISTTQEVQAGRSLPGMPDLPEDHPFRDFLDRFMEDGEQPPPQFDSRSLGSGFIISEDGYILTNNHVVEGASEIVVRLSDRREMVAELVGADERSDLALLKVDADNLPTVDIGQSSTLEVGEWVLAIGSPFGFEYSVTAGIVSAKGRSLPTENYVPFLQTDVAINPGNSGGPLFNLDGEVVGVNSHIYSRSGGFQGVSFAIPIELAMDVVEQLRSDGRVTRAWLGVLIQDVTRELAESFGMDRPEGALVAQVLPESPAARSGLQAGDVIVQFNGREVPMSGSLPPMVGRMPVGETVTLTVVRDGERRELDVTLEELPEDAGQQPRGEEGGGQQMPPQDSMLDDLGLDVEPLDREARDALGLDDEVAGVVVVDVGPGAAAEAGLQRGDVITRVNREPVTDVAELERVLAALESGQSVPVLVQRQDGPRFLALRVP, encoded by the coding sequence ATGACCGCGATTTCGGCCACCGCCCGGGCCTGCCTGCTGGCATTGCTTTGCGGCCTGGTGCTGCCGCTGGCCGCCAGCGCCCAGCTGCCGGATTTCACCGAGCTGGTGAAAGGCAGCAGTCCGGCGGTGGTGAACATCAGCACCACGCAGGAGGTCCAGGCCGGTCGCAGCCTGCCCGGCATGCCGGATCTGCCGGAGGATCACCCCTTCCGGGACTTTCTGGACCGCTTCATGGAGGACGGCGAGCAGCCGCCACCTCAGTTCGATTCGCGGTCGCTCGGCTCAGGCTTCATCATCTCCGAGGACGGCTACATCCTCACCAACAACCATGTGGTGGAGGGTGCCAGCGAGATCGTCGTGCGTCTGAGTGATCGCCGCGAGATGGTGGCGGAGCTCGTGGGGGCGGATGAGCGCAGCGATCTGGCGCTGCTCAAGGTGGACGCCGACAACCTCCCCACCGTGGACATCGGGCAGTCGTCGACGCTGGAGGTGGGCGAGTGGGTGCTGGCCATCGGCTCGCCGTTCGGCTTCGAGTACTCGGTGACGGCCGGCATCGTCAGCGCCAAGGGCCGGAGCCTCCCCACCGAGAACTACGTGCCGTTCCTGCAGACCGACGTCGCCATCAACCCGGGCAACTCCGGTGGTCCGCTGTTCAACCTCGACGGCGAGGTGGTGGGCGTGAATTCCCACATCTACAGTCGCTCGGGGGGATTCCAGGGCGTCTCGTTCGCCATCCCCATCGAGCTGGCGATGGACGTCGTCGAGCAGCTGCGCTCGGATGGCCGGGTGACGCGGGCCTGGCTCGGGGTGCTGATCCAGGACGTGACCCGTGAGCTTGCGGAGTCCTTCGGCATGGATCGCCCGGAGGGCGCGCTGGTGGCCCAGGTCCTGCCGGAGAGCCCGGCCGCCCGGAGCGGGCTGCAGGCGGGGGACGTGATCGTCCAGTTCAATGGCCGCGAGGTGCCGATGTCGGGTTCGCTGCCACCCATGGTCGGGCGGATGCCGGTGGGCGAGACGGTGACCCTCACGGTGGTGCGGGACGGCGAGCGCCGCGAGCTCGACGTCACCCTGGAGGAGCTGCCGGAGGATGCCGGCCAGCAGCCCCGTGGCGAAGAGGGCGGCGGCCAGCAGATGCCGCCGCAGGACTCCATGCTCGACGACCTCGGGCTCGACGTGGAGCCGCTGGATCGGGAGGCGCGGGACGCGCTTGGTCTCGATGACGAGGTGGCCGGCGTCGTCGTGGTCGACGTCGGGCCGGGGGCGGCTGCCGAGGCCGGGCTGCAGCGCGGTGACGTCATCACCCGGGTCAATCGTGAGCCGGTGACGGACGTGGCCGAGCTGGAGCGTGTGCTGGCGGCGCTGGAGTCCGGCCAGAGCGTGCCGGTGCTCGTTCAGCGCCAGGACGGGCCCCGCTTTCTGGCGCTGCGGGTACCCTAG